The nucleotide sequence GTCAGTGCGATGCCAATTTCTGCGAGCTCGATGGCGCTCACAGGGATCCCCATCGACCCAGTTTGGGGTAGGGAGTTGCGCTTGGTGTTGCTTCTCCCTACAATGTAGAACCGGAGAAGGCCGAGGAGGTGCGGTGGCTCGTAGCTATCGTCAAGGACCAAAGACTTCTCGGTTAATTTGCGGTCTTGCAGGCCGTCTTTCAATGAGGTGATGAACTCCTCCAAGGACACGGGCCTGAACCCCATGACGGTCTTGACCACCCGCCATGGGAGCTGGTTCTCCAGCAGGATGATGTCGTGGAAGATGTTGCCGTTGTTGTCATCGAAGTAGTTGCGCATCGACGGATCCATCTCGGAGCCATTGGTGGTGCAAGTCAGCATGTACTGCACCAAGAAGCACGCGTCATAGAACATCATGGGCAGGAAGTCATCGTCGCCCATACCGGCCACCATGTCCGTGTGGTAGAGCCTACGGGCTTCGTCGGTGACCGAGGCCACCGCGGCGTACATTTCCTGGATGGAGCGGCCCGACTCCATGATGCAGTGGTAGGCGGCCACATGCTTCACCTTCTCTGCCTGCCTGAGGCGGCCCTTCCTGTGGTGGTAAGGCCCGATGGCCACCGTCGTCGGGGTTGTGTAGTAGCCGCCGAGACGTTGAATGCTTGCAGGGTACCTGTGGATCTTCATGTTCTTCATGTCGATGTCGACCTTGAACTCGTGTGCTGCTTCCGCGAACACTTGGATCGGGTCGTGGATCTTCATTTCTGTCTTGTattgtgcttcttcttcttcatcatcttcctgGATAGCTAAATTTGGTGTTGTGGCTGCCGTGTACTGAACCTGCTGCAGCTGCCCTCTGCTAGAGCTGCTAGGAACATGTGTTTGGAAGCACATTGCAGAATCGGCAGGGTAGCCAGGAATCCACAAAGGTTCAATGGACCAGTCGGACGGAAAGCCGCAGGGTGGCCATGCAGCAGCTGGTGGTTCCATGCTTCTCCCTGTCAAATTAGCCATGAACGTCGTAAAGCACCTGTGAAGAGATCATAGGGAGGAgtgaaaaaaaattctatgaagaGATTATAGAGAAAAATTAGCTAGCATCGATCAGGGTACAGGCCTAGTATCAGTGCATGAATGGGAGAAACGAAAACCGGCCTAGTGGGAAGCAGAGAGACGGTAAAAGACAAGGACTGaagaggacaaagaagaagaagactgtCATGGGAGAGGCCTAGCctgggaagaagaagaagcacagcCTTGTCTCTCCTCTTATAGATGGAGTATTGAGTATTGACCAACCAGCCATGTCCATCTGGCTTTTGTTTTATTCACTCAAGGTTGGCCACATGCCCACATCCACATACTAACATACATACATTTCCACCTGCCACAAGTGCATACGTATACCAATGAATTAGACCTCTCACCCGAAGATCACCGCGTGTAGTACTGGTTTGCCTCTCGTCTTGTGTATCTCCCCTTATACTTTCTTTATCCTGAGCTCTTTCCGAAGTGTTGATAGATTGTAGTACTATGAGTTTTcgatccggaattacttgtcgcataaaTGGATAAAATAGATGTATTTAGTAAGAGACCTTTTACGGTACATCAAGATAATTTGAACCGTTCATTTTTCTGGTTAGAGGGCCCAGATTAGCCAATACTACTGCAGACTTTCGGTAGTATATTGAATAGTTAAGGGCATTTTCGGTAGTTTATCAATCACATAGGCCGATTCAGGCAAGGCAGATTCATGTGTGCATATGTCAGCCGGAATCGATCTAGCGAAGGGAAGCGATCAACCTGCTGCTGTGTACGTGCACGTTCAACCAACATACATGGATTGCGTCGTACAGCTTGGGGCAGGAACAGTCAGCTTACTTCGTCGTCGTCGTGACAGCGCCGGAAGTAATCCATGATGGCCTGGTAATTTGGATTGAGGTCAAGGCTCCACGGGAGGAAAAGAAGGTCGGCACAGCCACCGCTGCTTGCTGCGTTTCTCATCTGGTGTGTCGTACTGTCGTGTCGCAGTTGTGGTCTGAGGAGAAACCTAGTCGTCCATGCCCGACGGGTCAAGAACGGCCTCTGcgtcggcggcgaactccatgagcACGGCCTCCGTCGGAGTTGGGCCAAAGCTGTTGTCGTGGAAGAACTGAACCAGCGCCGATGTCGCAGCTGGCTTCGTCGGGTTTCGACGATGTCGCTGTACTCATCACTTCAGCATCGACAGGAGGTGCTGATGCTCTTGGGCTGCGATCACGGTCCGCCACTTGCGTTTAAACCACGCCGGTACGACCTCATCGCTCCGGCAGCCCAAGCCCCAAGGATCAGTGGCGACGTGGGTTGTAGACGCACCCATTCGTGCGTTAGAGCTATTTTGTGTCGTTTTGTGCAGGCACTGACTGCAGCGGCGTTG is from Triticum aestivum cultivar Chinese Spring chromosome 1B, IWGSC CS RefSeq v2.1, whole genome shotgun sequence and encodes:
- the LOC123098194 gene encoding uncharacterized protein; its protein translation is MANLTGRSMEPPAAAWPPCGFPSDWSIEPLWIPGYPADSAMCFQTHVPSSSSRGQLQQVQYTAATTPNLAIQEDDEEEEAQYKTEMKIHDPIQVFAEAAHEFKVDIDMKNMKIHRYPASIQRLGGYYTTPTTVAIGPYHHRKGRLRQAEKVKHVAAYHCIMESGRSIQEMYAAVASVTDEARRLYHTDMVAGMGDDDFLPMMFYDACFLVQYMLTCTTNGSEMDPSMRNYFDDNNGNIFHDIILLENQLPWRVVKTVMGFRPVSLEEFITSLKDGLQDRKLTEKSLVLDDSYEPPHLLGLLRFYIVGRSNTKRNSLPQTGSMGIPVSAIELAEIGIALTANKTGELIEMGVRNKGTLFAELFLAPMPLDHVRASWLVNMAAFEVCTTPNFQAVDDKESVVCSYLLLLSMFVDREEDVQELRRKRLLLGGGGLANKDALDFLIGLHGLPAGSGYLLTMEEIHNYKAKRRTRTRLHAFVYKNLRIIIAFFSAIGVLVSIFGTLMSLKRRSLP